A genomic stretch from Prionailurus bengalensis isolate Pbe53 chromosome E2, Fcat_Pben_1.1_paternal_pri, whole genome shotgun sequence includes:
- the CX3CL1 gene encoding fractalkine isoform X1 yields the protein MASPPLSWLLRLAALCHLTALLAGQHLGVKKCNVTCSKMTSEIPVALLVHYQRNQESCGKHAIILRTKQNKIFCADPKEKWVQKAMEHLERQTAMPVQNGGTFEKQIGVGEPRTTLAARGMDKSTVTEPKATRESSGQEAQRALGTSPELSTGVADSWGTRFPSTSKVPDGGPPAGSQRTELFNAAALTTPASWQSSAYKPGSGLWAEGKASEALPTQDPATQAPPTQAPPTQASSTQTPSTQAPPTQAPSTQTLLTQAPSTQTLPTQAPSTQVPTILHTASEDQPVWISGPMPENSLGPVEMGPISAHMDALRGSDSMPRLSMVPVSSESVPSREPVASGSWTPKAEEPVHATVDPQRLEVLITPVPDSQAATRRQAVGLLAFLGLLFCLGVAMFAYQSLQGCPRKMAGDMVDGLRYVPRSCGSNSYVLVPV from the exons GACAGCACCTCGGTGTGAAGAAATGCAACGTCACCTGCAGCAAGATGACCTCGGAGATCCCTGTGGCTTTACTAGTCCACTACCAACGAAATCAAGAATCCTGCGGCAAGCATGCCATCAT CTTGAGGACCAAACAGAACAAAATCTTCTGTGCTGATCCAAAGGAGAAATGGGTCCAGAAAGCCATGGAACATCTAGAGCGCCAGACTGCTATGCCGGTGCAAAATGGCGGCACGTTCGAGAAGCAAATTGGCGTGGGTGAACCCAGGACCACCCTGGCCGCCAGGGGAATGGACAAGTCTACGGTCACAGAGCCCAAAGCTACCCGGGAAAGCAGTGGCCAGGAGGCACAGAGGGCCTTGGGGACTTCCCCAGAGCTGTCGACAGGAGTGGCTGATTCCTGGGGGACCAGGTTCCCCTCCACTTCAAAGGTTCCAGATGGAGGGCCTCCAGCTGGGTCCCAGAGGACTGAGCTTTTCAACGCCGCTGCCCTCACCACCCCGGCGTCCTGGCAGAGCTCTGCCTACAAACCTGGGTCGGGCCTCTGGGCTGAGGGAAAGGCCTCTGAGGCCCTCCCCACCCAGGACcccgccacccaggccccccccacccaggccccccccacccaggcctcctcCACCCAGACCCcctccacccaggccccccccacccaggccccctctaCCCAGACCCTCCTTACCCAGGCCCCCTCCACCCAGACCCTCCCTACCCAGGCCCCCTCTACCCAGGTCCCCACCATTTTACACACAGCCTCAGAGGACCAACCTGTGTGGATCTCTGGCCCCATGCCAGAGAACTCTCTAGGGCCCGTGGAGATGGGTCCCATTTCAGCTCACATGGATGCTCTCAGAGGGTCTGACAGCATGCCCCGTCTCTCCATGGTCCCTGTCTCCTCAGAAAGTGTTCCCAGCAGGGAGCCAGTGGCCTCAGGCAGCTGGACCCCTAAGGCTGAGGAGCCCGTCCATGCCACTGTGGACCCCCAGCGGCTGGAAGTCCTCATCACTCCTGTCCCTGACTCCCAGGCAGCCACCCGGAGGCAGGCAGTAGGGCTGTTGGCCTTCCTCGGCCTCCTCTTCTGCCTGGGGGTGGCCATGTTCGCCTACCAAAGCCTCCAGGGCTGCCCCCGCAAGATGGCAGGGGACATGGTGGACGGGCTTCGCTATGTCCCCCGGAGCTGCGGCAGTAACTCGTACGTCCTGGTGCCCGTGTGA
- the CX3CL1 gene encoding fractalkine isoform X2 — MEHLERQTAMPVQNGGTFEKQIGVGEPRTTLAARGMDKSTVTEPKATRESSGQEAQRALGTSPELSTGVADSWGTRFPSTSKVPDGGPPAGSQRTELFNAAALTTPASWQSSAYKPGSGLWAEGKASEALPTQDPATQAPPTQAPPTQASSTQTPSTQAPPTQAPSTQTLLTQAPSTQTLPTQAPSTQVPTILHTASEDQPVWISGPMPENSLGPVEMGPISAHMDALRGSDSMPRLSMVPVSSESVPSREPVASGSWTPKAEEPVHATVDPQRLEVLITPVPDSQAATRRQAVGLLAFLGLLFCLGVAMFAYQSLQGCPRKMAGDMVDGLRYVPRSCGSNSYVLVPV, encoded by the coding sequence ATGGAACATCTAGAGCGCCAGACTGCTATGCCGGTGCAAAATGGCGGCACGTTCGAGAAGCAAATTGGCGTGGGTGAACCCAGGACCACCCTGGCCGCCAGGGGAATGGACAAGTCTACGGTCACAGAGCCCAAAGCTACCCGGGAAAGCAGTGGCCAGGAGGCACAGAGGGCCTTGGGGACTTCCCCAGAGCTGTCGACAGGAGTGGCTGATTCCTGGGGGACCAGGTTCCCCTCCACTTCAAAGGTTCCAGATGGAGGGCCTCCAGCTGGGTCCCAGAGGACTGAGCTTTTCAACGCCGCTGCCCTCACCACCCCGGCGTCCTGGCAGAGCTCTGCCTACAAACCTGGGTCGGGCCTCTGGGCTGAGGGAAAGGCCTCTGAGGCCCTCCCCACCCAGGACcccgccacccaggccccccccacccaggccccccccacccaggcctcctcCACCCAGACCCcctccacccaggccccccccacccaggccccctctaCCCAGACCCTCCTTACCCAGGCCCCCTCCACCCAGACCCTCCCTACCCAGGCCCCCTCTACCCAGGTCCCCACCATTTTACACACAGCCTCAGAGGACCAACCTGTGTGGATCTCTGGCCCCATGCCAGAGAACTCTCTAGGGCCCGTGGAGATGGGTCCCATTTCAGCTCACATGGATGCTCTCAGAGGGTCTGACAGCATGCCCCGTCTCTCCATGGTCCCTGTCTCCTCAGAAAGTGTTCCCAGCAGGGAGCCAGTGGCCTCAGGCAGCTGGACCCCTAAGGCTGAGGAGCCCGTCCATGCCACTGTGGACCCCCAGCGGCTGGAAGTCCTCATCACTCCTGTCCCTGACTCCCAGGCAGCCACCCGGAGGCAGGCAGTAGGGCTGTTGGCCTTCCTCGGCCTCCTCTTCTGCCTGGGGGTGGCCATGTTCGCCTACCAAAGCCTCCAGGGCTGCCCCCGCAAGATGGCAGGGGACATGGTGGACGGGCTTCGCTATGTCCCCCGGAGCTGCGGCAGTAACTCGTACGTCCTGGTGCCCGTGTGA
- the CCL17 gene encoding C-C motif chemokine 17 translates to MSLKLLLLVMLLLGASLQVTHAARATNVGRECCLEYFKGAIPLRKLTGWYRTSGECSKDAIVFVTIHGKSICSNPKDTRVKKTVRYLQSIMNPVPQES, encoded by the exons ATGTCCctgaagctgctgctgctggtcatGCTCCTCCTGGGGGCTTCTCTGCAGGTCACCCATGCAG CTCGAGCAACCAACGTGGGCCGGGAGTGCTGCCTAGAGTACTTCAAAGGGGCCATCCCTCTCAGAAAGCTGACAGGGTGGTATAGGACCTCGGGGGAGTGTTCCAAAGACGCCATCGT GTTTGTAACTATCCATGgcaagtccatctgttccaacCCCAAGGACACCAGGGTGAAGAAGACAGTCAGATATTTGCAAAGCATCATGAACCCTGTGCCCCAGGAGTCCTGA